A genomic segment from Leptolyngbya boryana PCC 6306 encodes:
- a CDS encoding superoxide dismutase, which yields MAFELKPLPYAYDALEPYIDATTMQLHHDKHHAAYVNNLNAAIEKYSDLQSMSVEDLVTHLDRVPEDVRTTVRNNAGGHVNHTMFWEIMGANGSGAPTGAISEAINNSFGSFDAFKQQFNDAGTKRFGSGWVWLVRSQQGDLQILSTPNQDSPLIEGHTPIMGNDVWEHAYYLKYQNRRPEYLNAWWNVLNWEEINRRFDAAMSGH from the coding sequence ATGGCTTTTGAACTGAAACCGTTACCTTATGCTTACGATGCGTTGGAGCCTTACATTGATGCAACGACGATGCAACTCCATCACGATAAGCACCATGCCGCTTATGTGAATAACTTGAACGCAGCGATCGAGAAATACAGCGACTTGCAAAGTATGTCTGTTGAGGATCTCGTGACTCACCTCGATCGAGTCCCGGAAGATGTTCGTACTACTGTTCGCAATAATGCGGGTGGGCATGTGAACCATACGATGTTCTGGGAAATTATGGGTGCAAATGGTAGCGGCGCACCGACTGGAGCAATTTCTGAAGCGATTAATAATTCCTTCGGTAGTTTTGATGCCTTTAAGCAGCAGTTTAACGACGCAGGCACAAAACGTTTTGGTAGCGGTTGGGTTTGGCTCGTGCGATCGCAGCAGGGCGATTTGCAAATTCTTTCAACGCCAAATCAAGATAGCCCATTGATAGAGGGTCATACGCCGATTATGGGAAATGACGTTTGGGAACATGCTTACTATTTGAAGTATCAGAACCGACGACCGGAATATCTCAATGCTTGGTGGAATGTCTTGAATTGGGAAGAGATTAACCGTCGATTCGATGCAGCGAT
- a CDS encoding M20 metallopeptidase family protein has product MVSTFLSSPSVDVSQIRLEIRSLQAQLVTWRRQLHQRPELGFREQLTAEFITQKLQEWQIPHETGIAKTGIVATIAGNRPGRVLAIRADMDALPIQEQNDVPYKSQHDGLMHACGHDGHVTIALGTAYYLSQHRDFSGTVKIIFQPAEEGPGGAKPMIEAGVLKKPDVDAIVGLHIWNNLPLGMVGVRTGALMAAVETFDFTIVGKGGHGAIPQQTIDSVLVGAQIVNTLQTIVARNVDPIDSAVVTVGEFHSGTACNVIAASARLRGTVRYFNPKYAGYFAQRIEQIVAGICQAHGATYEFNYDVLYPPVINDGAIADLVRSIAETVIESPLGVVPDCQTMGGEDMAFFLQEVPGCYFFLGSANSEKGLDFPHHHPRFDFDETVLGMGVEFFVRIVETFR; this is encoded by the coding sequence ATGGTTTCTACTTTCCTAAGTTCACCTTCAGTCGATGTTTCACAAATTCGACTGGAAATTCGATCGCTGCAAGCTCAACTCGTCACCTGGCGCAGACAACTTCATCAACGTCCTGAACTCGGCTTTCGCGAACAATTAACGGCTGAATTTATCACCCAAAAACTTCAGGAATGGCAGATTCCACACGAAACCGGAATTGCAAAAACCGGAATTGTCGCCACGATCGCAGGAAATCGTCCGGGTCGAGTCTTGGCAATTCGAGCCGATATGGATGCGTTGCCAATTCAAGAGCAAAATGATGTGCCCTATAAGTCGCAGCATGATGGACTGATGCACGCTTGCGGACATGATGGACATGTGACGATCGCGCTTGGAACGGCTTATTATCTGTCGCAACATCGTGATTTTTCAGGCACGGTAAAAATCATTTTCCAACCCGCTGAAGAAGGACCAGGGGGTGCAAAACCGATGATTGAAGCCGGGGTTCTCAAAAAACCAGATGTCGATGCGATCGTCGGATTGCATATTTGGAATAATTTGCCCTTGGGAATGGTGGGTGTGCGGACTGGGGCATTGATGGCAGCCGTGGAAACGTTTGACTTCACGATCGTTGGGAAAGGCGGACATGGTGCAATTCCACAACAAACGATCGATTCTGTTTTGGTCGGTGCTCAAATCGTGAATACGCTGCAAACGATCGTGGCGCGGAACGTTGATCCGATCGATTCAGCAGTCGTGACGGTCGGTGAATTCCATTCTGGGACAGCTTGTAATGTGATTGCGGCTTCAGCGCGGCTCAGAGGCACAGTCCGCTACTTTAACCCCAAATATGCGGGATATTTTGCGCAACGAATTGAACAGATTGTCGCCGGAATTTGTCAGGCACATGGCGCAACGTATGAATTCAACTATGACGTACTGTATCCGCCTGTGATTAATGATGGCGCGATCGCAGATTTAGTTCGGTCGATCGCGGAAACGGTGATCGAATCGCCCTTAGGAGTTGTGCCGGATTGCCAAACGATGGGGGGCGAAGATATGGCGTTCTTTCTGCAAGAAGTTCCAGGCTGCTATTTCTTCTTAGGATCGGCTAATTCAGAGAAAGGATTAGATTTTCCACACCACCATCCTCGATTCGATTTTGATGAAACGGTATTGGGGATGGGTGTCGAGTTCTTTGTCCGCATTGTTGAGACGTTTCGCTGA
- the argZ gene encoding bifunctional arginine dihydrolase/ornithine cyclodeaminase → MTSSIRILMCAPDHYDVDYVINPWMEGNIHKSSRDRAVEQWHGLHDLIKQHAIVDLVTPQKGVPDMVFTANAGLVLGDTAVLSRFYHKERQGEEPFFKEWFENNGFTVYELPPELPFEGAGDALFDREGRWLWAGYGFRSELDSHPYLAKWLDVEVLSLRLMDERFYHLDTCFCPLSNGYLLYYPPAFDAYSNRLIEMRVPAEKRIAIAEPDAVNFACNAVNLDHIVIMNKASAELKQRLADAGFTVLETPLTEFLKAGGAAKCLTLRVTEPVRVELHAVATIESRVVQLEGHLLDSGLINRALDVIVEAGGSFQVLNFSLGTQRQSTSSAEVKVSAPSHDLMETIMSQLIDLGALPRPTEVCDAELEAVVQDGVAPDDFYVTTIYPTEVRVNCEWVRVDRQRMDGAIAVSADGKSAQCKLLRDLTTDDRVVVGVEGIRTIRKTSTRDQRNTQEFSFMGAGVSSERRVELVVEQIAWELRQIRDQGGRVVVTAGPVVIHTGGGEHLAKLIREGYVQALLGGNAIAVHDMEQSLLGTSLGVDMKRGVSVRGGHRHHLKVINTVRRYGSIAKTVEAGVLKSGILYECVRNDIPFSLAGSIRDDGPLPDTKMDLIEAQQDYARLIEGADMILMLSSMLHSIGVGNMTPSGVKMVCVDINPAVVTKLSDRGSVESVGVVTDVGLFLSLLVQQLEKLTSAYRLAEKV, encoded by the coding sequence ATGACATCTTCGATTCGGATTTTGATGTGTGCTCCTGACCATTACGATGTGGATTATGTGATTAATCCGTGGATGGAAGGGAATATTCACAAGTCGTCGCGCGATCGCGCAGTAGAACAATGGCACGGTTTGCATGACTTGATCAAGCAACATGCGATCGTGGATCTGGTCACGCCACAAAAAGGTGTCCCCGATATGGTCTTTACCGCTAATGCGGGTTTAGTACTAGGAGATACGGCTGTCTTGAGTCGTTTTTATCACAAGGAACGGCAGGGAGAAGAACCCTTTTTCAAAGAATGGTTCGAGAACAATGGGTTCACCGTGTACGAGCTTCCGCCAGAACTGCCGTTTGAAGGCGCGGGCGATGCTTTGTTCGATCGTGAAGGACGCTGGCTTTGGGCGGGGTATGGCTTCCGGTCTGAATTGGATTCACATCCTTACTTGGCAAAATGGCTGGATGTCGAAGTGTTATCCCTGCGCTTAATGGATGAGCGCTTTTATCACTTAGATACTTGCTTCTGTCCGTTGAGCAATGGCTATTTGCTTTACTATCCGCCTGCGTTTGATGCGTATTCTAATCGCTTGATTGAGATGCGAGTTCCCGCTGAGAAACGCATCGCGATTGCAGAACCTGATGCGGTGAATTTCGCGTGTAATGCGGTGAATCTCGATCATATTGTGATTATGAATAAAGCGAGTGCTGAACTAAAACAGCGCTTAGCAGATGCCGGATTTACAGTGCTAGAAACGCCGCTGACAGAATTTCTCAAAGCTGGAGGAGCCGCAAAATGTTTGACCTTACGGGTGACTGAACCTGTCCGGGTGGAACTTCATGCGGTGGCAACGATCGAGAGCCGAGTGGTGCAGCTTGAAGGTCACTTGCTCGATTCGGGTCTGATCAACCGAGCATTGGATGTGATTGTTGAAGCGGGGGGAAGCTTCCAGGTCTTGAATTTCAGCTTGGGAACACAGCGTCAAAGTACGTCTTCTGCGGAAGTGAAGGTATCGGCTCCGTCGCATGATCTGATGGAAACGATCATGTCACAGTTGATCGATTTAGGAGCCTTGCCGCGTCCAACCGAAGTCTGTGATGCTGAACTTGAGGCAGTGGTTCAAGATGGCGTTGCACCGGATGATTTCTATGTGACGACGATTTATCCGACTGAGGTTCGGGTGAATTGCGAATGGGTGAGAGTTGATCGTCAGAGAATGGATGGTGCGATCGCAGTTTCCGCCGATGGTAAAAGTGCTCAGTGTAAATTACTGCGAGATTTGACGACCGACGATCGCGTTGTCGTCGGAGTTGAAGGCATTCGCACGATTCGGAAGACGAGCACTCGCGATCAGCGCAACACTCAAGAATTTAGCTTTATGGGTGCAGGCGTTTCGAGTGAGCGGCGCGTCGAATTAGTCGTTGAGCAGATTGCTTGGGAATTGCGGCAAATTCGCGATCAAGGTGGTCGAGTTGTGGTGACAGCAGGCCCTGTTGTGATTCATACAGGCGGCGGCGAACACTTGGCGAAATTGATTCGAGAAGGCTATGTGCAGGCATTGCTCGGTGGCAATGCGATCGCAGTTCACGACATGGAGCAATCATTGCTCGGGACATCGCTCGGTGTGGATATGAAACGAGGGGTTTCTGTCCGAGGTGGGCATCGCCATCACTTGAAAGTGATCAACACAGTCCGGCGCTACGGTAGCATTGCCAAAACTGTGGAAGCAGGTGTGCTCAAGAGTGGCATCTTGTACGAATGCGTTCGGAATGATATTCCATTCTCGCTTGCTGGATCGATTCGTGATGACGGTCCATTGCCCGATACGAAGATGGATCTGATCGAAGCACAGCAAGATTATGCGCGTTTGATTGAAGGCGCAGACATGATTTTGATGTTGTCTTCGATGTTGCATTCGATCGGGGTAGGCAATATGACCCCATCGGGCGTGAAGATGGTGTGTGTTGATATCAATCCAGCAGTTGTGACGAAACTCAGCGATCGCGGTTCGGTTGAATCGGTTGGCGTTGTGACCGATGTAGGCTTGTTCTTGAGTTTGTTGGTGCAGCAACTTGAGAAATTGACGAGTGCTTATCGCTTGGCTGAGAAAGTGTAA
- a CDS encoding C39 family peptidase — translation MFHPQTDRVSLLSQATICQERQMLQLKVLVNSVLKQQPIDSSKLPADQKQSIAAETVLEISSFTVVADHLKVTFADRSFQGQKTWMIFQRHAVILKDGKVNFPQATRLAVPYLDQLDNSDNPYGTCNVTSLAMVLSYFRVPPRNPSIRFPDELDRYCTEKNLDRHEPATIAQVAEDYGCHDRFTQTASFEQVKEWLAQGNPAIVHGYFTPSGHIICIIGYNEKGFIVNDPYGELMFDPNPELSHYDIYTTGAGLTYSYNLIYQTCCTDHQFWVHFISKR, via the coding sequence TTGTTTCATCCGCAAACCGATCGCGTCTCCCTGTTGTCACAGGCAACCATTTGTCAGGAGCGTCAGATGCTACAACTCAAAGTCTTAGTCAATTCAGTGCTCAAGCAGCAGCCCATCGACTCTAGCAAGCTTCCTGCTGATCAGAAACAGTCGATCGCAGCCGAAACGGTTTTAGAGATTAGCTCGTTTACTGTTGTTGCAGACCATCTCAAAGTTACGTTTGCTGATCGATCGTTTCAAGGTCAAAAAACCTGGATGATCTTCCAACGTCATGCGGTCATTCTCAAAGATGGAAAGGTGAACTTTCCGCAAGCCACTCGTTTAGCCGTACCTTATCTCGATCAGTTAGATAACTCCGATAATCCGTACGGAACTTGCAATGTTACAAGTCTTGCAATGGTGCTGTCTTACTTCCGAGTTCCTCCGCGTAATCCAAGTATCCGCTTTCCTGATGAACTCGATCGCTATTGCACTGAAAAGAATTTAGATCGCCATGAACCCGCAACGATCGCTCAAGTCGCTGAAGATTATGGCTGCCACGATCGCTTCACGCAAACTGCAAGCTTTGAGCAAGTTAAGGAATGGTTAGCTCAGGGCAATCCAGCGATCGTGCATGGTTACTTTACTCCATCCGGACATATCATTTGCATCATTGGCTACAACGAAAAAGGCTTTATCGTCAATGATCCGTATGGTGAATTAATGTTTGATCCAAATCCTGAACTCAGCCACTACGATATCTACACCACAGGTGCAGGACTGACTTATTCTTACAATCTGATCTATCAAACTTGCTGTACAGATCATCAGTTCTGGGTGCATTTCATCTCAAAGCGTTAA
- a CDS encoding IS4 family transposase — MLPSFYQTCLQSQLTEAQFVTLEILVELLQKERRITIERIATLFPQPILFESRRRNIQRFLSLPQLTPQAIWFPIVKQWIKRHYSGRTPLHLVVDRTQWQNHNLIMVSLVYQKRAIPLHWMWLNKQGQSSLAEQRKVLCPVFHLLKKYRFILLGDREFHSIELAAWCVEKQVKFVFRLPKSTTIKPNDSDAFTRLDDLPQTPGITEQYLHIQVTQNRGFGKHNLVLRQKRAYRQSNSDAWYLLTNLVGAEQTLKAYSNRFSIEPLFKDYKSGGYHLEDCHARFTPIQCTTGSDCHCLFALNASGTTHSPKSKCNATSVESRSRSEPETDIAISGLACMAGCGLNPCNCGQLWRPS, encoded by the coding sequence ATGTTGCCCTCATTCTATCAAACCTGTTTACAATCGCAATTAACGGAAGCGCAATTTGTGACGCTAGAAATCTTGGTCGAACTGTTGCAAAAAGAGCGAAGAATTACGATTGAACGGATAGCGACCCTGTTTCCGCAACCGATTCTATTTGAGAGCAGACGGCGGAATATTCAGCGATTCTTGAGTCTGCCGCAACTGACTCCACAAGCGATCTGGTTTCCGATTGTCAAGCAGTGGATCAAACGACATTACTCAGGTAGAACTCCGCTTCACCTGGTGGTTGACCGGACGCAATGGCAAAACCATAACTTGATCATGGTGAGTCTTGTATACCAGAAGCGGGCAATCCCATTGCACTGGATGTGGCTGAACAAGCAAGGACAGAGTTCGCTGGCTGAACAACGAAAAGTGTTATGTCCGGTATTTCATCTGTTGAAAAAGTATCGCTTCATTTTGCTCGGAGACCGTGAGTTTCACAGTATCGAGCTTGCTGCTTGGTGTGTGGAAAAACAAGTCAAATTCGTGTTCCGTTTACCGAAAAGTACGACCATCAAACCGAATGACAGCGATGCGTTTACTCGCCTCGACGATTTGCCACAAACGCCCGGAATCACTGAGCAATATCTGCACATTCAAGTCACGCAAAATCGCGGGTTCGGCAAGCATAATTTAGTCTTGCGCCAAAAACGCGCCTACCGTCAATCGAATTCTGATGCTTGGTATCTGCTGACCAATCTCGTCGGTGCCGAACAAACTCTGAAAGCTTACTCTAATCGCTTCTCCATTGAGCCGCTGTTCAAAGACTACAAATCCGGTGGCTATCATCTCGAAGATTGCCATGCCCGATTCACGCCGATTCAATGCACTACTGGTTCTGATTGCCATTGCTTATTCGCTCTCAACGCTTCAGGGACGACGCATTCGCCCAAAAGCAAGTGCAATGCTACGTCGGTCGAGTCAAGGAGCCGAAGCGAACCCGAAACCGACATAGCAATTTCTGGATTGGCTTGTATGGCAGGTTGTGGATTGAACCCTTGCAATTGTGGTCAACTCTGGCGACCAAGTTGA
- a CDS encoding cation:proton antiporter, translating into MTPIPFLATAVAEDSPLILSGVLLTLVVIYLASKLGAEVARRLDFPPVLGELVAGVIVGVSALHLVIFPEGGLSASDSVIMSALQGLNQLAPDAMTRIFESQSEVISVLAEIGVIILLFEIGLESDLRQLKEVGIQATVVACVGVAAPFAAGTAGLMMLFHVAAIPAIFAGAALTATSIGITSKVLSELGQLKSKEGQIIVGAAVIDDVLGIIVLAVVASLAKTGEIDVANVIYLIVSATAFLMGSILLGGIFNKTFVAIVDKLKTRGNIVIPAFIFAFFMAFLGNAIHLEAILGAFAAGLVLDETDARNELDELIKPIADLLVPIFFVTVGARADLGVLNPTVPENRAGLLIAIFLMVVAIIGKLITGWAVFGQPGINRVAIGVGMIPRGEVGLVFAGIGSASGILDKPLEVSIIIMVILTTFLAPPFLRVAFGSSTNPIPESTPAVETASK; encoded by the coding sequence ATGACTCCAATACCATTCCTGGCGACCGCTGTTGCTGAAGATTCACCCCTAATTCTGTCTGGCGTATTGCTGACGCTGGTGGTGATTTACCTAGCCAGCAAGCTCGGCGCAGAAGTCGCTAGGCGATTAGATTTTCCGCCCGTTTTGGGGGAACTGGTCGCGGGTGTGATTGTCGGCGTTTCGGCATTGCATCTGGTGATCTTTCCCGAAGGGGGGCTATCTGCCTCTGACTCGGTGATTATGTCAGCGCTGCAAGGATTAAATCAGTTAGCACCGGATGCGATGACTCGGATCTTTGAGTCGCAAAGTGAAGTGATTTCGGTTCTGGCTGAAATCGGCGTGATTATTCTGCTGTTTGAAATTGGACTGGAATCCGATCTGCGACAGCTAAAGGAAGTGGGAATTCAAGCCACGGTGGTCGCCTGCGTCGGAGTCGCAGCACCTTTTGCAGCGGGTACGGCAGGGTTAATGATGCTCTTTCATGTCGCAGCAATTCCAGCAATTTTTGCGGGAGCCGCATTAACGGCAACGAGTATCGGCATTACCTCTAAAGTGTTGTCAGAGCTAGGTCAACTCAAATCCAAAGAAGGGCAAATCATTGTTGGCGCAGCAGTGATTGATGATGTCCTCGGCATTATTGTTCTAGCTGTCGTCGCTAGCTTAGCTAAAACGGGTGAGATTGATGTTGCCAATGTCATTTACTTGATTGTCAGCGCGACGGCATTTTTGATGGGTTCAATTTTGTTGGGGGGTATCTTTAACAAAACTTTTGTAGCGATCGTAGATAAGCTCAAAACCCGTGGAAATATTGTTATTCCGGCATTCATCTTTGCGTTCTTTATGGCATTTTTAGGGAATGCCATTCATCTCGAAGCGATTTTGGGCGCGTTTGCAGCGGGTTTGGTGCTCGATGAAACCGATGCCCGGAACGAGTTAGATGAATTAATCAAACCGATCGCCGATTTACTGGTACCCATCTTCTTTGTGACAGTGGGAGCGCGTGCCGACCTCGGTGTGTTGAACCCGACAGTACCGGAGAATCGGGCGGGTCTCTTGATTGCTATCTTTTTGATGGTGGTAGCGATTATCGGCAAGCTGATCACAGGTTGGGCAGTGTTCGGACAACCCGGCATCAATCGAGTGGCGATCGGGGTTGGGATGATCCCTCGAGGTGAGGTAGGTCTAGTGTTTGCTGGCATCGGCTCAGCTAGCGGCATTTTGGATAAGCCGTTGGAGGTATCGATTATTATCATGGTCATTCTGACAACTTTTCTGGCTCCACCCTTTTTACGGGTTGCCTTTGGTTCATCCACAAATCCCATCCCAGAATCTACCCCGGCTGTGGAAACAGCTAGCAAGTAA
- a CDS encoding P-II family nitrogen regulator: MSKKANKLVIVTEKVLLKKVAKIIEECGATGYTVVDTGGKGSRNVRSTGKPNTADTDSNVKFEILTETREMAEKIADQVALTFFTDYAGIAYLCEAEVLYGRSFCGPEGC, translated from the coding sequence ATGTCTAAGAAAGCCAACAAGCTTGTCATCGTTACGGAAAAGGTTCTGCTGAAAAAGGTCGCCAAGATCATTGAGGAATGCGGGGCAACCGGTTACACAGTGGTGGACACTGGCGGTAAAGGCAGTCGCAACGTGCGCTCTACAGGTAAACCCAACACTGCCGACACCGACTCGAATGTGAAGTTCGAGATCCTCACCGAAACTCGGGAGATGGCTGAGAAAATTGCAGATCAAGTTGCATTGACGTTTTTCACCGATTATGCCGGCATTGCCTATCTCTGTGAAGCAGAGGTACTGTACGGGAGAAGTTTCTGTGGACCAGAGGGCTGTTGA
- a CDS encoding sodium-dependent bicarbonate transport family permease, translating to MDFWSLFVMDFVQQLQSPTLAFLIGGMIIAALGSELVIPESICTIIVFMLLTKIGLTGGIAIRNSNLADMVLPMICAVVVGILVVFIARYTLAKLPKVKVVDAIATGGLFGAVSGSTMAAGLTVLEEQKVPFEAWAGALYPFMDIPALVTAIVVANIYLNKKKLKAAQAHLTEEEYLSKQEYLSNQGAANNRVKIWPIIEESLRGPALSAMLLGLALGIFTRPESVYKGFYDPAFRGLLSILMLVMGMEAWSRLGELRKVAQWYVVYSVAAPFVHGLIAFGLGMIAHYVAGFSMGGVVILAVIASSSSDISGPPTLRAGIPSANPSAYIGASTAIGTPIAIGLCIPFFVGLAQAIGGL from the coding sequence ATGGATTTTTGGTCCTTGTTTGTCATGGACTTCGTGCAGCAGTTGCAGTCCCCAACACTCGCTTTTTTGATTGGTGGGATGATCATTGCTGCTCTCGGGAGTGAATTGGTAATTCCCGAGTCGATTTGTACAATCATCGTCTTCATGCTGCTCACCAAAATCGGTCTGACCGGTGGCATTGCTATCCGTAACTCCAACCTGGCGGACATGGTGTTACCCATGATCTGTGCAGTAGTCGTAGGGATTCTGGTTGTCTTCATCGCGCGCTATACATTGGCGAAGCTGCCAAAGGTCAAAGTCGTCGATGCGATCGCGACTGGAGGATTGTTTGGAGCCGTGAGTGGCTCCACGATGGCTGCTGGACTGACAGTACTGGAAGAACAAAAAGTGCCATTCGAGGCATGGGCAGGCGCACTCTATCCCTTCATGGATATCCCCGCCCTCGTGACTGCGATTGTGGTCGCCAACATTTATCTCAACAAGAAGAAGCTGAAGGCTGCACAGGCGCATCTCACCGAGGAGGAGTATCTCAGCAAGCAGGAGTATCTCAGCAATCAAGGGGCTGCGAATAATCGGGTCAAGATATGGCCGATCATTGAGGAAAGCCTTCGGGGTCCTGCCTTATCAGCAATGTTGTTAGGTCTTGCGCTTGGCATATTCACCCGACCAGAGAGTGTCTATAAAGGTTTCTACGACCCTGCCTTTCGCGGCTTGCTTTCGATCTTGATGTTGGTCATGGGCATGGAAGCATGGTCAAGACTTGGCGAACTGCGCAAGGTGGCTCAATGGTATGTCGTGTATAGCGTGGCAGCACCGTTTGTGCATGGGCTAATCGCCTTTGGTCTCGGCATGATTGCCCACTACGTTGCAGGATTCAGCATGGGCGGTGTCGTGATCCTGGCTGTCATTGCTTCCTCTAGTTCAGACATCTCAGGTCCACCCACGTTGAGAGCGGGTATCCCATCGGCTAACCCCTCTGCCTATATCGGCGCGTCCACAGCCATCGGTACACCCATTGCGATCGGCTTATGTATCCCGTTCTTCGTCGGTCTCGCCCAAGCGATCGGCGGACTATAA
- a CDS encoding nitrate ABC transporter ATP-binding protein (This model describes the ATP binding subunits of ATP-binding cassette (ABC) transporters for nitrate transport, or for bicarbonate transport, in bacteria and archaea.) → MVTSAQSAQSSASRAANPFLVIDQVSKVYPTKNGDYTVLKDVNLTVNQGEFICVIGHSGCGKSTLLNMVSGFSKPTTGSVLLQGKPIEKPGPDRMVVFQGYALLPWLTVFENVYLGVNVVYPDKPKSEKTQIVKDFLALVGLADAMEKKPTQISGGMKQRVAIARALAICPEVLILDEPFGALDAITKEELQEELLKIWNTHKCTVLMITHDIDEALFLADKLVMMTNGPAANIGEVMEIPFRRPRNRGRMMETPEYYKLRNYALDFLYNRFAHDDE, encoded by the coding sequence ATGGTGACTTCGGCACAATCTGCACAAAGCTCTGCGTCCAGAGCAGCCAATCCCTTTCTCGTCATCGATCAAGTCTCCAAAGTGTATCCCACTAAAAATGGCGACTACACGGTTTTGAAAGATGTCAACCTCACTGTTAATCAGGGTGAATTCATCTGCGTTATCGGTCACTCGGGTTGTGGAAAATCTACCTTGCTCAACATGGTGAGCGGATTTTCCAAGCCCACCACAGGTTCTGTTCTGCTACAAGGTAAACCGATCGAGAAACCTGGTCCCGATCGCATGGTTGTGTTCCAGGGATATGCCCTGCTGCCTTGGCTCACCGTGTTTGAAAACGTCTATCTCGGGGTCAACGTGGTTTATCCTGACAAGCCCAAATCTGAGAAAACTCAGATTGTCAAAGACTTTTTGGCACTGGTTGGACTAGCCGACGCGATGGAGAAAAAGCCCACCCAAATCTCAGGCGGGATGAAACAGCGAGTTGCAATCGCCCGTGCGCTTGCAATTTGTCCAGAAGTTTTGATCTTAGATGAGCCATTTGGTGCATTAGATGCCATCACCAAAGAAGAATTGCAAGAAGAACTTTTGAAGATCTGGAACACTCACAAATGCACGGTGTTGATGATTACGCACGACATTGATGAAGCGTTATTTCTTGCAGATAAATTAGTGATGATGACTAACGGACCTGCGGCAAACATTGGAGAAGTGATGGAGATTCCATTCCGCCGTCCTCGAAATCGTGGGCGGATGATGGAAACACCAGAGTATTACAAACTGCGAAACTATGCATTGGATTTCCTCTATAATCGCTTCGCTCACGACGACGAATAA